The following proteins are co-located in the Spirosoma montaniterrae genome:
- a CDS encoding SusC/RagA family TonB-linked outer membrane protein — MNRYATIHLRHWLGLLGLSIALNTGLPLSSAAIHRLPTAARPFVTLSGTVTDEQGSALPGVSIVEKQTKKGTVTDGNGQFSIDVVPGATLVFSFIGFTSQEIVVGQQTTLRVQLKEEVNQLAEVVAVGYQTLRKSDVTGAISNVKARELNLAAPTLGQALVGKLAGVQVAQVSGAPYVGTKIRVRGIGSINASSDPLYVIDGFPAGNDVFINPNDIESIDILKDAASAAIYGSRASGGVVLITTKRGKDGKGKLDYEYQFGINQLARKVKLLNSEQFVDLLIDARNNTYRDLMQNAGRPFTNANFSDPNATRIANVGNAGAVSIPTEFYDFANQRAIAPQYNTDWQDELYRNAPVNRHNLQFSGGTTNTRYLLSAGYQNQQGIIVATKQERLNLRANIDADLSPKLKVGTSFFITSTNNREVQEGRFNQGPILGALIYPPIFRAYDDNGNLIKNESARQQPTFGYQTVENPVALAQETNITRRGLRGTYNGTVSYEIIKGLIARANVGLQTFNEKYDFYLPTSLSNGNNPPFSPQAIAAARATAQTTDTRNLLGEFTATYTRQFGLHNLSLLGGYTAQRITSDQISVSAQGFQNDRVPEITAKGADPTNFFLNTGNTGKYEETLLSYLARATYSFDERYFLTAAFRTDGSSRFGPLNRWGNFPSLSAGWTVSNEPFYRDWLGAASTLKLRASWGLTGNYNIPNYGFLQTMANPGGVVFGTNAINTAYWAGPIKDQALGWETTSQYNVGVDVGLLNNRLLFIANGYLSYSYDLLFNQPISAISGAASILTNLRDSRIRNRGIEFQVDGRVISTQDAKVTLSGNIALNQNRVLNMGGSNAIFSVGAERQYITHTTQEGFPIGSFYGFKVIGMVREKDMAALAEDNANYNSATQSFNPGYTPKGPARSTASSNPLRPGDLLFEDVDGNGVVNDADKRVIGTPFPKFTYGFSATASYKAFDFNASFNGVYGNQVLDGQDYYVFNMEASGNQYAIVNDRYRSETQPGNGEVYRAARGGTQSNSTRLSTFYLQNGSYFRCTNLTLGYNLPVSLLSKVKVSGLRLYANVNNAFTITKYKGYNPEVDYNAGLNVTPGVDYGMYPLARGYNVGARITF, encoded by the coding sequence ATGAATCGTTACGCAACAATCCATCTACGGCATTGGCTCGGTCTGCTCGGCCTGAGCATTGCGCTAAATACCGGCTTGCCCTTGTCCAGCGCGGCCATCCATCGTCTGCCCACTGCGGCCCGCCCATTTGTTACGCTGTCGGGCACGGTTACGGATGAGCAGGGGTCTGCATTGCCCGGTGTGAGCATCGTTGAAAAACAGACCAAAAAAGGAACCGTCACCGATGGCAACGGGCAGTTCAGCATCGACGTGGTGCCGGGTGCTACGCTCGTTTTTTCATTCATTGGCTTTACCTCGCAGGAAATTGTTGTGGGCCAGCAAACTACGCTGCGGGTACAATTGAAAGAGGAGGTCAATCAATTGGCCGAGGTGGTGGCTGTGGGCTACCAGACGCTTCGGAAGAGCGACGTAACGGGAGCTATCTCTAACGTAAAAGCCCGCGAACTGAACCTGGCCGCGCCAACGCTGGGGCAGGCATTGGTCGGTAAACTGGCCGGGGTGCAGGTAGCGCAGGTGAGCGGTGCGCCCTACGTCGGTACAAAAATCCGGGTGCGGGGTATCGGCTCCATCAACGCCAGTTCCGACCCGCTGTACGTCATCGACGGGTTTCCGGCAGGTAACGACGTATTTATCAACCCGAACGACATCGAAAGCATCGATATCCTGAAAGATGCGGCATCGGCAGCTATCTACGGTTCGCGGGCATCGGGCGGGGTTGTGCTGATTACGACCAAGCGCGGCAAAGATGGCAAAGGCAAACTGGATTATGAATACCAGTTCGGTATCAATCAGTTAGCCAGAAAAGTGAAGCTGTTGAACTCCGAACAGTTCGTTGATTTGCTTATCGACGCCCGCAACAACACCTACCGCGACCTGATGCAGAACGCGGGCAGGCCGTTTACGAACGCCAACTTCTCGGACCCCAACGCTACCCGCATCGCCAACGTAGGCAACGCAGGTGCGGTCAGCATTCCGACCGAGTTCTACGATTTTGCCAATCAGCGGGCTATTGCCCCGCAATACAACACCGACTGGCAGGACGAACTTTACCGCAACGCGCCCGTGAACCGCCACAACCTCCAGTTTTCGGGCGGTACAACCAACACACGGTATCTGCTCAGCGCGGGTTATCAGAATCAGCAAGGTATTATCGTAGCAACGAAGCAGGAACGGCTTAATCTCCGGGCCAACATCGACGCCGATTTAAGCCCGAAACTCAAAGTTGGTACGAGTTTTTTCATTACCTCAACCAATAACCGCGAAGTGCAGGAAGGCCGCTTCAATCAGGGACCTATTCTGGGTGCGTTGATTTACCCACCCATTTTTCGGGCCTATGACGACAACGGCAATCTGATTAAAAACGAGTCGGCCCGGCAGCAGCCAACGTTTGGGTATCAAACCGTTGAGAACCCGGTAGCCTTGGCGCAGGAAACTAACATCACCCGCCGGGGACTGCGCGGCACGTACAATGGCACAGTCAGTTATGAAATCATCAAGGGGCTGATTGCCAGAGCTAACGTAGGTTTACAAACGTTCAACGAAAAGTACGATTTTTACCTGCCTACCAGCCTGAGTAATGGCAACAACCCGCCGTTCTCGCCCCAGGCCATTGCAGCCGCCCGCGCCACGGCCCAAACGACCGACACCCGGAATCTGCTCGGCGAATTCACGGCTACTTATACGCGCCAGTTTGGTCTGCACAACCTGAGCCTGCTGGGGGGCTACACCGCCCAACGCATTACCAGCGACCAGATTAGCGTATCGGCGCAGGGTTTTCAGAACGACCGGGTGCCGGAAATAACGGCAAAAGGTGCTGACCCAACCAACTTCTTCCTGAACACGGGTAATACAGGAAAGTACGAAGAAACGCTGCTATCGTATCTGGCGCGGGCTACGTACAGCTTTGATGAACGGTACTTTCTAACGGCAGCTTTCCGTACCGATGGCTCGTCGCGGTTTGGGCCGCTCAACCGCTGGGGTAACTTCCCGTCGCTGTCGGCAGGCTGGACAGTCTCGAACGAACCGTTCTACCGCGACTGGCTCGGTGCGGCTTCGACCCTGAAACTGCGGGCAAGCTGGGGGCTGACGGGTAACTACAACATCCCGAACTACGGCTTCCTGCAAACGATGGCAAACCCCGGCGGGGTGGTGTTTGGCACCAACGCCATCAACACGGCTTACTGGGCCGGGCCAATTAAAGATCAGGCACTTGGCTGGGAAACCACTTCCCAGTATAACGTCGGCGTCGATGTTGGTTTGCTGAACAACCGCCTGTTATTCATTGCCAACGGCTACCTCAGCTACTCGTATGACCTGCTGTTCAACCAGCCGATTTCGGCCATATCGGGCGCAGCTTCGATTCTAACCAACCTCCGCGATTCGCGCATTCGTAACCGGGGGATTGAGTTTCAGGTCGATGGTCGCGTGATTTCAACGCAGGACGCAAAAGTAACGCTGAGTGGTAACATTGCCCTTAACCAGAATAGGGTGCTGAACATGGGCGGCTCGAACGCCATTTTCTCGGTCGGGGCTGAACGCCAATACATTACGCATACTACGCAGGAAGGCTTCCCGATTGGGTCATTTTACGGCTTCAAGGTGATTGGCATGGTGCGCGAAAAAGACATGGCGGCCCTTGCCGAAGACAACGCCAACTACAACTCGGCTACGCAGAGTTTCAACCCCGGCTACACACCCAAAGGCCCGGCCCGCTCTACCGCATCGAGCAACCCGCTGCGCCCCGGCGACCTGCTGTTTGAAGACGTCGATGGCAATGGCGTCGTGAACGATGCCGACAAACGCGTAATCGGTACGCCCTTCCCGAAATTCACCTACGGTTTCTCGGCAACCGCCAGTTATAAAGCCTTTGATTTTAATGCATCCTTCAACGGTGTATATGGCAATCAGGTGCTCGACGGTCAGGATTATTACGTCTTCAACATGGAAGCCTCAGGCAATCAGTACGCCATTGTGAACGACCGTTACCGCTCTGAAACCCAACCGGGTAACGGCGAGGTGTAC
- a CDS encoding glycosyltransferase family 2 protein, with protein sequence MLLSVLIPAYNEIKSIDAILAKIQAVALDKEIIIVDDGSTDGTRERLATYASVPNIRVIHHEKNQGKGAAIRTAIQHMRGDIAIVQDADLEYEPQDYPALVAPIADGSHKVIYGSRFIKAENRHSYFTFYLGGQLVTWITNLLYNQRLTDEPTCYKVFEANFLRSIPLECMRFEFCPEVTAKVAKRGIRIQELPINYYPRSIEEGKKISWLDGIEAIWVLLKYRFVD encoded by the coding sequence ATGCTGCTGTCTGTTCTGATTCCTGCTTATAATGAAATTAAGTCCATCGATGCCATACTCGCGAAAATACAGGCAGTAGCCTTAGACAAAGAAATTATTATCGTTGACGACGGCTCGACCGATGGCACCCGCGAACGGCTGGCTACCTATGCATCAGTGCCGAACATTCGGGTTATTCATCACGAAAAAAATCAGGGGAAGGGCGCGGCCATTCGCACGGCCATTCAGCACATGCGTGGCGACATTGCCATTGTGCAGGATGCCGACCTCGAATACGAACCGCAGGATTACCCCGCGCTGGTGGCTCCCATTGCCGACGGGTCGCACAAGGTTATTTACGGGTCACGGTTTATCAAAGCCGAAAACCGGCACTCGTACTTCACGTTCTACCTCGGCGGTCAGCTCGTGACGTGGATAACGAATCTGCTTTACAATCAGCGTCTGACCGACGAACCAACCTGTTACAAAGTCTTCGAAGCCAACTTCTTACGATCAATTCCGCTCGAATGTATGCGGTTTGAGTTTTGCCCCGAAGTAACGGCCAAAGTTGCCAAACGGGGTATCCGGATTCAGGAGTTGCCCATCAACTATTACCCACGCTCGATTGAAGAAGGCAAAAAAATCTCGTGGCTCGATGGCATCGAAGCCATTTGGGTATTATTGAAATATCGGTTTGTAGATTAA
- a CDS encoding glycosyltransferase family 39 protein, with protein MSVSLLITLLAIGTVLSARRAARPFGEQAALFAMVITAISCFFMEMNFLEPESWIGILGLNAYASVTQNESRPGWGWFWAGVLLGLAMSFKSVAAFYVMGFGVFGILLWLTGRQTIGQTVGRGALIGIGFALPLALAALYFHLTGRLSTHLEWTYIYPLQGYPAHTLFLTKFFIKLGWFLLLLLATLVVALQQPYREQYARTPALWLAMLLGLFSCVALMKTQASHYFFPAAVFFALHMAFIINQWLVQQGPKPQQLQRRLVLGGGGAGILVVASLLLYRPNALKRFVTLADYSGEEQTAAFIQQQVKPNQYALFFDNAMSLYYLSDREPNVPFIFTEMQTTHYLSKHPDTYRKALADTSLKLVVFGNRASVIDDSTALNKPSNVRAIGQLRAGLQQHFMPVQNPNFPLKYWVRKQ; from the coding sequence GTGAGCGTATCGCTGCTGATTACGTTGCTGGCCATTGGCACGGTGCTGTCGGCGCGTCGGGCGGCACGACCTTTTGGCGAACAGGCGGCCCTTTTCGCGATGGTGATTACGGCTATTTCCTGCTTTTTTATGGAAATGAACTTTCTGGAGCCGGAAAGCTGGATCGGTATTTTGGGTCTCAACGCCTATGCATCCGTTACACAAAACGAGTCGCGACCCGGTTGGGGGTGGTTCTGGGCAGGTGTGCTGCTGGGACTGGCTATGTCGTTCAAGAGCGTGGCGGCTTTTTACGTCATGGGCTTTGGCGTATTCGGTATCCTGCTCTGGCTGACCGGACGGCAAACAATTGGGCAGACCGTTGGGCGCGGAGCGTTGATAGGCATTGGTTTCGCACTGCCGCTGGCATTGGCCGCGCTCTATTTTCATCTGACGGGTCGATTAAGCACCCATTTGGAGTGGACCTACATCTATCCACTTCAGGGCTACCCGGCACACACACTGTTTCTGACCAAGTTTTTTATCAAATTAGGCTGGTTTCTGCTTCTGTTGCTGGCAACTCTTGTGGTGGCTCTCCAACAGCCTTATCGCGAACAATATGCCCGAACGCCCGCGTTATGGCTGGCGATGCTACTGGGCCTGTTTTCGTGTGTTGCGCTGATGAAAACGCAGGCAAGCCACTACTTTTTTCCGGCGGCTGTGTTTTTCGCGCTGCATATGGCGTTCATTATCAATCAATGGCTGGTGCAACAGGGGCCAAAACCACAGCAATTGCAGCGTCGGTTGGTACTGGGCGGTGGCGGTGCGGGCATTTTAGTAGTGGCGAGTTTACTGTTATACCGTCCTAATGCCCTGAAGCGGTTTGTGACACTGGCCGATTATTCGGGCGAAGAGCAAACGGCGGCTTTTATTCAGCAACAGGTAAAGCCCAATCAGTACGCGCTATTCTTCGACAATGCGATGAGTTTGTATTACCTCTCAGACCGCGAGCCGAATGTGCCGTTTATTTTCACCGAAATGCAAACCACGCACTACCTCTCAAAACACCCCGATACCTACCGCAAGGCATTAGCCGATACCAGCCTGAAATTGGTGGTGTTTGGCAATCGGGCGTCTGTCATTGACGATAGCACAGCCCTCAATAAACCCAGCAATGTGCGGGCTATTGGGCAGCTTCGGGCCGGGCTTCAACAGCATTTCATGCCCGTCCAAAACCCGAACTTCCCACTGAAATATTGGGTTCGTAAACAATAA
- a CDS encoding ferritin-like domain-containing protein, translated as MATLGERIANFFNGDDNDTREGLHGLFVTELKNTYYAEKQAIDALGEQADAATTDEVRNAFLHHQDESRNQVARLEQVFQSLGVDAEEGSCDAIDGLADDARAVVSMTESNSLTRDAGLIIAAQKVEHHEIATYGSLVTLARVMGHHEAARLLEQTLEEEKNTDRKLTQLAESFINDRANSESGDMGTMDSDYQRSSDAVRPDGVRYQDSGSTGQTYQSGSSYSGSQMGTGTSVGSSTYGSGTSSFGTGQDATLGGTSGI; from the coding sequence ATGGCAACGTTAGGAGAACGCATCGCAAATTTCTTTAATGGCGACGACAACGACACCCGTGAAGGGCTGCACGGCTTGTTTGTAACAGAACTGAAAAACACTTACTACGCCGAAAAACAAGCCATCGACGCACTTGGCGAACAAGCCGACGCGGCCACAACCGACGAAGTACGAAACGCTTTTCTGCACCATCAGGACGAAAGCCGCAATCAGGTGGCGCGTCTGGAACAAGTTTTCCAAAGCTTGGGCGTTGATGCCGAAGAAGGTTCCTGCGACGCCATCGACGGGCTGGCTGACGATGCCCGTGCGGTTGTATCGATGACCGAGTCAAACTCGCTGACCCGCGATGCTGGTTTAATTATCGCGGCTCAGAAAGTTGAACATCACGAAATTGCCACGTATGGGTCACTGGTAACGCTGGCACGCGTGATGGGCCATCATGAAGCTGCCCGCCTGCTCGAGCAGACCCTCGAAGAAGAGAAAAACACCGACCGTAAACTGACGCAGTTGGCCGAGTCGTTCATCAATGATCGGGCAAACTCAGAATCAGGCGATATGGGAACAATGGATAGCGATTACCAACGCAGCTCCGACGCCGTTCGGCCCGACGGTGTGCGCTACCAGGATAGCGGCAGTACAGGCCAAACGTATCAATCGGGGTCTTCTTACAGTGGTTCGCAGATGGGAACGGGTACATCAGTAGGTAGCTCAACCTACGGTTCGGGAACATCATCGTTCGGTACGGGGCAAGATGCCACGCTGGGTGGTACGTCGGGGATCTAA
- a CDS encoding PIG-L family deacetylase, giving the protein MPPGEILQNLKKLNVLGTVLYVAAHPDDENTLFLAYLSKERMVRTGYLSLTRGDGGQNLIGPEQGENIGVIRTQELLAARRVDGPDQFFSRAYDFGFSKSTDEAVRTWGQDKVLADVVWMIRKYQPDVIITRFPPDKRAGHGHHSASGYLAEEAFKISNDPTKFPEQLVYVKPWQARRVFWNMFIPGAFLSNKKPDEAGNLIGLETGLYNPLLGKSYGEIAAESRSQHKSQGFGVPASRGVKVDYLLLKNGDPVEKDPFEGVDMTWKRVPNSEDVQAQVNQLINSFRADRPAASVPALVQLYKAIGQLDSTTLYVQTKRQEVQSLIQQCLGLWLESTPADYAVTPGSSVKLTTSVVSRADVPVRLLAIRYSTGADTTLNLPLKPNDQVVLNSMLAIPRTQKISQPYWLEKPIDKGLFQVDNQQLIGLPENPPAVSVTYTVEIAGQRFSYTRPVVYKSTDPVEGETYRPFIIQPDVTANIAERVYAFLDNNAKTADVVLKAGRANVTGTLRIDVPTGWRVEPATLPFALTNKGDEQRLSFRLLPGKNAQNGAMKAVMTTENGTFTSGLRTIAYPHIPPQTLFPPAEAKALKVAVNVTAKNIGYIVGAGDEIPAALQQMGCRVTPLGPAELARDLSGYDAVVVGVRAYNTNDWMPVYQPKLMDYVKNGGTMIVQYVTPGGFVNNGGIKVAQIGPYPFTVGRDRVTEEDAKMTFLNPQHPLLNRPNKITDADFAGWIQERGIYFAQDWDKAYEPLFAANDTGEAPKQGSLLYAKYGKGHFMYTGLVFFRELPAGVPGAYRLFANMISVGK; this is encoded by the coding sequence ATGCCCCCCGGCGAAATTCTGCAAAACCTTAAAAAGTTGAACGTCCTCGGCACGGTACTCTACGTGGCCGCTCACCCCGACGATGAAAACACGCTGTTTTTGGCGTATCTGTCGAAAGAACGTATGGTGCGTACAGGCTACCTTTCGTTGACGCGGGGCGATGGCGGGCAGAACCTCATCGGTCCCGAACAGGGCGAAAACATTGGCGTCATTCGCACACAGGAGCTGCTGGCGGCCCGGCGCGTCGATGGCCCCGACCAGTTTTTCAGCCGCGCTTATGATTTCGGATTCTCGAAATCGACGGACGAGGCCGTTCGGACCTGGGGGCAGGATAAAGTACTGGCCGACGTAGTCTGGATGATTCGGAAGTACCAGCCCGACGTAATTATCACCCGCTTCCCACCCGACAAACGGGCAGGTCACGGCCACCACAGCGCGTCGGGGTATCTGGCCGAAGAAGCGTTCAAAATCTCGAACGACCCTACGAAATTCCCGGAGCAGTTGGTCTACGTGAAACCGTGGCAGGCTCGGCGCGTTTTCTGGAACATGTTTATTCCAGGGGCGTTTTTAAGCAATAAAAAACCCGACGAAGCGGGCAATCTGATTGGATTGGAAACGGGGCTTTATAACCCACTACTGGGCAAATCATACGGCGAAATTGCCGCCGAAAGCCGTTCGCAACACAAGAGTCAGGGTTTTGGCGTTCCGGCAAGCCGGGGCGTTAAAGTTGATTATCTGCTACTAAAAAATGGTGATCCGGTCGAAAAAGACCCATTCGAGGGTGTTGATATGACGTGGAAACGTGTGCCGAACAGCGAGGACGTACAGGCGCAGGTAAATCAGCTAATTAACAGTTTCCGCGCCGACCGCCCGGCGGCTTCGGTTCCTGCGCTGGTACAATTGTACAAGGCCATCGGCCAATTGGATAGCACAACGTTGTACGTGCAGACCAAGCGGCAGGAAGTGCAAAGCCTGATTCAACAGTGCCTCGGTCTGTGGCTCGAAAGTACCCCCGCCGATTATGCCGTTACGCCCGGTTCGTCGGTAAAACTCACGACCAGCGTTGTCAGTCGCGCCGATGTACCGGTACGTTTGCTGGCGATACGTTACTCGACCGGGGCCGATACAACGCTGAACCTGCCGCTGAAGCCAAACGATCAGGTTGTGCTGAATTCTATGCTGGCTATTCCCAGGACGCAGAAAATTTCGCAACCCTACTGGCTCGAAAAACCCATCGACAAAGGGCTGTTTCAGGTAGACAATCAGCAGTTAATCGGTCTGCCCGAAAACCCGCCCGCCGTTTCAGTTACGTACACGGTTGAGATTGCCGGTCAGCGGTTTTCGTACACACGGCCCGTTGTATACAAATCGACGGATCCGGTGGAGGGCGAAACCTACCGGCCTTTTATTATTCAGCCCGACGTAACAGCCAATATCGCCGAGCGTGTCTACGCTTTTTTGGACAACAATGCCAAGACCGCCGACGTGGTGCTGAAAGCTGGCCGCGCCAACGTGACGGGTACACTCCGGATCGACGTTCCGACCGGCTGGCGCGTTGAACCGGCTACGCTGCCGTTTGCGCTAACGAATAAAGGCGACGAGCAACGGCTGTCCTTCCGGCTGCTGCCCGGTAAAAATGCACAGAACGGTGCGATGAAAGCCGTTATGACAACGGAGAATGGTACGTTCACATCGGGTTTGCGTACCATTGCCTACCCGCACATTCCGCCCCAAACACTGTTTCCACCCGCCGAAGCGAAGGCTTTGAAAGTGGCTGTAAACGTGACGGCTAAAAACATCGGCTACATTGTGGGTGCGGGCGACGAAATTCCAGCGGCATTGCAGCAGATGGGTTGCCGCGTTACGCCCCTCGGCCCTGCCGAACTGGCCCGCGACCTGTCGGGATACGACGCCGTTGTGGTGGGGGTTCGGGCGTATAATACTAACGACTGGATGCCTGTATATCAGCCGAAACTGATGGACTACGTAAAAAATGGGGGTACCATGATTGTGCAGTACGTCACGCCGGGCGGATTTGTAAACAACGGCGGTATCAAAGTGGCTCAGATTGGCCCTTACCCGTTCACGGTTGGGCGCGACCGCGTGACGGAAGAAGACGCGAAAATGACGTTCCTGAATCCGCAGCACCCGCTGCTAAACCGTCCTAACAAAATTACCGACGCCGATTTTGCGGGCTGGATTCAGGAACGCGGCATCTACTTCGCCCAGGATTGGGACAAAGCTTACGAACCTCTTTTTGCTGCCAACGATACGGGCGAGGCTCCCAAACAAGGCAGTTTGCTGTACGCCAAATACGGCAAAGGTCATTTTATGTACACAGGGCTGGTGTTCTTTCGCGAGTTGCCCGCTGGTGTGCCGGGTGCATACCGGCTGTTTGCCAATATGATTTCAGTGGGGAAGTAG
- a CDS encoding sodium-translocating pyrophosphatase, with amino-acid sequence MNNSLYLVPFLGLVGLAVMFAKFVWVSRQDAGDARMQEIAGYIADGAIAFLKAEWRVLIIFGVIVAALLSYAGAQVENSSWVIGIAFAFGAFTSALAGYIGMKIATKANVRTAHAARTSLTRALDVSFTGGSVMGIGVAGLAVLGLSVLFILLYNTYVAGSGGAFGDVNGLPMEKALEVLAGFSLGAESIALFARVGGGIYTKAADVGADLVGKVEAGIPEDDPRNPATIADNVGDNVGDVAGMGADLFGSYVATILATMVLGREIRIPEASNIIGHAPIVLPVLIAGMGLIFSILACYLVRVKDDNGNVQGALNLGNWGSIILTVIASYFLVGAVLPDITMEIRGVEFTRMDVFYAILTGLVVGALMSSITEYYTAMGRRPVLSIIRQSATGAATNIIGGLAVGMESTVLPILVLAAGIYTSYHFAGLYGVAISAAGMMATTAMQLAIDAFGPIADNAGGIAEMSYLPEEVRSRTDILDAVGNTTAATGKGFAIASAALTALALFAAFVGISGISAIDIYKADVLSGLFVGAMIPFIFSSLAIAAVGRAAMAMVEEVRRQFREIPGIMEGTAKPEYEKCVAISTQASIREMILPGAIALSVPIIVGFIFGPEVLGGLLAGVTVSGVLMGIFQNNAGGAWDNAKKSFEKGVMINGEMFYKKSEPHKASVTGDTVGDPFKDTSGPSMNILIKLMSIVSLVIAPYIAVKSSEQPNFNREGIEAVGGTEGVDLEKSTAADNADVSTPNANFTPTDLTLDGGVSLKGVDVDGIEANLLDFIKSDKPVDKETWFDFDRLLFETGSATLKPESEEQLKNVAEILKAYPNVNVKLGGYTDNTGNANANLKLSGDRAASVKAELVKLGIADSRLESEGYGQEYPVASNDTEEGRAQNRRISIRVTKK; translated from the coding sequence ATGAATAACAGTCTTTACCTCGTCCCATTTCTGGGATTGGTGGGCCTGGCGGTGATGTTCGCCAAGTTCGTTTGGGTATCCCGGCAGGATGCCGGTGACGCCCGAATGCAGGAAATTGCCGGGTACATCGCCGATGGGGCCATTGCGTTTTTAAAAGCTGAGTGGCGGGTTCTTATCATTTTCGGAGTTATTGTGGCCGCGCTGCTGTCGTATGCTGGCGCGCAGGTTGAAAATTCATCGTGGGTAATTGGTATTGCCTTCGCCTTTGGGGCGTTCACGTCGGCACTGGCGGGGTATATCGGCATGAAAATTGCCACCAAAGCCAACGTTCGCACGGCCCATGCCGCCCGCACAAGTCTTACCCGCGCCCTCGACGTGTCGTTTACGGGTGGTTCGGTAATGGGTATTGGCGTGGCCGGGCTGGCGGTGCTGGGGTTGAGCGTTTTGTTTATCCTTCTCTATAACACCTATGTAGCCGGTTCGGGCGGTGCCTTTGGCGATGTCAACGGCCTGCCGATGGAAAAAGCACTCGAAGTGCTGGCTGGCTTCTCGCTCGGGGCCGAGTCGATTGCCCTGTTTGCCCGTGTGGGGGGCGGTATCTACACCAAAGCCGCCGACGTAGGGGCCGATCTGGTGGGTAAAGTCGAGGCCGGTATCCCGGAAGACGACCCGCGTAACCCCGCTACCATCGCCGATAACGTGGGCGACAACGTAGGCGACGTGGCTGGTATGGGGGCCGACTTGTTTGGTTCGTATGTGGCAACTATTCTGGCAACAATGGTGCTGGGCCGCGAAATCCGCATTCCCGAAGCCAGCAACATCATTGGCCACGCACCCATTGTGTTACCCGTACTGATTGCCGGTATGGGCCTGATTTTCTCGATTCTGGCCTGCTACCTTGTGCGGGTGAAAGATGATAACGGTAATGTGCAGGGCGCACTGAACCTCGGCAACTGGGGGTCGATTATCCTGACCGTAATTGCATCGTACTTCCTGGTCGGTGCCGTATTGCCCGATATCACGATGGAAATTCGGGGTGTTGAATTCACCCGTATGGACGTGTTCTACGCCATTCTGACGGGTTTGGTTGTGGGCGCGTTGATGTCGTCGATTACGGAATATTACACGGCAATGGGTCGTCGGCCTGTGTTGAGCATTATCCGGCAATCGGCCACGGGTGCAGCTACCAACATCATCGGCGGTTTGGCGGTCGGTATGGAATCAACGGTACTGCCCATTCTGGTGCTGGCGGCTGGTATTTATACCTCCTATCATTTTGCGGGTCTGTATGGCGTGGCAATTTCGGCGGCAGGCATGATGGCTACGACAGCCATGCAGTTGGCAATCGATGCGTTTGGGCCTATTGCCGATAATGCCGGTGGTATTGCCGAGATGAGTTATCTGCCCGAAGAAGTGCGGAGCCGTACCGATATTCTGGACGCCGTTGGGAACACCACAGCGGCTACGGGTAAAGGCTTTGCCATTGCGTCGGCAGCTCTTACGGCCCTCGCGCTGTTTGCTGCGTTCGTGGGCATATCGGGCATTTCAGCTATCGACATCTATAAGGCCGACGTGTTATCGGGGTTATTCGTTGGGGCCATGATTCCGTTCATTTTCTCGTCGCTGGCGATTGCGGCTGTGGGCCGGGCGGCTATGGCGATGGTGGAGGAAGTACGGCGTCAGTTCCGCGAAATTCCGGGTATCATGGAAGGTACGGCCAAGCCTGAATATGAGAAATGTGTCGCTATTTCAACGCAGGCGTCTATCCGGGAGATGATTTTGCCGGGTGCCATTGCGCTGAGTGTGCCTATCATCGTGGGCTTTATTTTCGGTCCCGAAGTGCTGGGCGGTCTGCTGGCGGGCGTAACCGTGTCGGGCGTACTGATGGGTATTTTCCAGAACAATGCCGGTGGCGCGTGGGACAACGCCAAGAAGTCGTTCGAGAAAGGCGTGATGATTAATGGTGAAATGTTTTACAAGAAGTCAGAGCCGCACAAAGCATCGGTAACGGGCGATACGGTGGGTGATCCCTTCAAAGATACGTCGGGTCCGTCGATGAACATTCTTATCAAACTGATGTCGATTGTATCGCTCGTCATCGCGCCTTACATCGCCGTCAAATCGAGTGAACAGCCGAACTTCAACCGTGAAGGTATCGAGGCCGTGGGCGGCACCGAGGGCGTTGACCTTGAAAAATCGACCGCAGCCGATAACGCCGATGTTTCGACGCCTAACGCTAACTTCACCCCAACCGATCTCACACTCGACGGGGGCGTTTCGCTGAAAGGTGTTGACGTAGACGGCATCGAAGCAAACTTGCTTGACTTTATCAAATCCGACAAGCCGGTTGACAAAGAAACCTGGTTCGATTTCGACCGATTGCTGTTTGAGACGGGCAGCGCAACGCTCAAACCCGAGTCGGAGGAGCAGTTGAAAAACGTGGCCGAAATTCTGAAAGCCTACCCGAACGTGAACGTAAAATTGGGCGGCTATACCGATAATACCGGCAATGCCAACGCCAACCTGAAACTTTCGGGCGACCGGGCCGCTTCGGTCAAAGCTGAGTTGGTAAAACTCGGTATTGCCGACAGCCGCTTAGAGTCGGAGGGTTATGGGCAGGAATACCCCGTTGCCAGCAATGATACCGAAGAGGGCCGCGCACAAAACCGCCGGATTTCGATTCGTGTGACGAAGAAGTAG